Proteins encoded by one window of Modestobacter marinus:
- a CDS encoding YihY/virulence factor BrkB family protein has product MASVVPRSSAAHAGDLGGDTAETAPPTDQPTRQGSGRAEEPPRRGLVARLPTAVRVPPQVLGRTLAKAWNDRILGLSAEAAFWQILSVPPLLIGLLGSLGYLSSWIGQGSVAQIEAELLAASNEALTPRVVEQLVEPTLNDILGSGRLEIVSIGFVISLWAGSSATATFLNTVVIAYDQRDVRGPIRTRLMALWLFIVGLVLAVLTLPLLVLGRGTLVSLLPTDWQGTASLLVNAVYWPLVVIALVLGLTSFYHVILPRRLPWHRHLLGGLFAVVFFIGAAVVLRSYVADILTVALPYGALAAPIAALLFCFLLGMSLLLGAELNATIEARWPAPRRRHDERRQRRRAAKIELEAQKLGLR; this is encoded by the coding sequence GTGGCCTCCGTCGTCCCCCGCAGCTCAGCGGCGCACGCCGGTGACCTGGGCGGCGACACCGCCGAGACCGCACCGCCGACCGACCAGCCCACGCGACAGGGCTCCGGGCGGGCCGAGGAGCCACCCCGGCGGGGGCTGGTCGCCCGGCTGCCGACGGCCGTGCGGGTGCCGCCGCAGGTGCTCGGCCGCACGTTGGCCAAGGCCTGGAACGACCGCATCCTGGGGTTGTCGGCGGAGGCGGCCTTCTGGCAGATCCTCTCCGTGCCCCCGCTGCTCATCGGGCTGCTGGGCTCCCTGGGCTACCTCAGCTCGTGGATCGGCCAGGGCTCGGTGGCCCAGATCGAGGCCGAGCTGCTCGCCGCCTCCAACGAGGCGCTGACCCCCCGGGTCGTCGAGCAGCTGGTCGAACCGACGCTGAACGACATCCTCGGTTCCGGCCGGCTGGAGATCGTGAGCATCGGTTTCGTGATCTCGCTGTGGGCCGGGTCCTCGGCCACGGCGACGTTCCTCAACACCGTCGTCATCGCCTACGACCAGCGGGACGTGCGGGGCCCGATCAGGACCCGGCTCATGGCGCTGTGGCTGTTCATCGTCGGGCTGGTGCTGGCCGTGCTGACGTTGCCGCTGCTGGTGCTGGGGCGCGGGACGCTGGTCTCGCTGCTGCCCACCGACTGGCAGGGCACCGCGTCACTGCTGGTCAACGCCGTCTACTGGCCGCTGGTGGTCATCGCCCTGGTCCTGGGGCTGACGAGCTTCTACCACGTCATCCTGCCGCGACGGCTCCCGTGGCACCGGCACCTGCTCGGCGGGCTGTTCGCCGTCGTCTTCTTCATCGGCGCCGCGGTGGTGCTGCGCAGCTACGTGGCCGACATCCTCACCGTGGCGCTGCCCTACGGTGCGCTGGCCGCGCCGATCGCCGCGCTGCTGTTCTGCTTCCTGCTCGGGATGTCGCTGCTGCTGGGCGCGGAGCTCAACGCCACCATCGAGGCGCGGTGGCCGGCCCCGCGCCGCCGGCACGACGAGCGCCGGCAGCGCCGGCGGGCGGCGAAGATCGAGCTCGAGGCCCAGAAGCTGGGCCTGCGTTGA
- a CDS encoding Crp/Fnr family transcriptional regulator produces the protein MTAGAADRARVPSAPVFCLSETEVLRDLSEQEMADLAAAAPMRTVPAGTLLWSPHESQPVLFIVKAGSVCIYRLSREGRRLTLAVLGQGALFGEMELVGQRMGDGFAEALEPSVLCLMSEHDVRSLLLADGRIAGRVICGLGRRLAEVEQRLADAVLKPVPQRIAAVLCHLVESAPETGLLSSRGAEIRLTHEQLADLVGTTRVTTTKLLGDLRDAGVVRLRRGAVVVLDRHRLRMAADQGGW, from the coding sequence ATGACCGCAGGAGCGGCGGACCGGGCCCGGGTGCCGTCGGCTCCGGTGTTCTGCCTCTCCGAGACCGAGGTCCTGCGGGACCTGTCCGAGCAGGAGATGGCAGACCTGGCCGCCGCTGCACCCATGCGCACCGTGCCCGCCGGGACCCTGCTGTGGTCGCCGCACGAGTCGCAGCCGGTGCTCTTCATCGTCAAGGCGGGGAGCGTGTGCATCTACCGGCTGTCGCGGGAGGGGCGCCGGCTGACCCTCGCCGTCCTCGGACAGGGCGCGCTGTTCGGGGAGATGGAGCTCGTGGGCCAGCGCATGGGTGACGGGTTCGCCGAAGCGCTGGAGCCGAGCGTGCTGTGCCTGATGAGCGAGCACGACGTGCGCTCGTTGCTGCTGGCCGACGGGCGCATCGCCGGGCGCGTCATCTGCGGTCTCGGTCGGCGGCTGGCCGAGGTCGAGCAGCGACTGGCCGATGCCGTGCTCAAGCCGGTGCCGCAGCGGATCGCGGCCGTCCTGTGCCACCTCGTCGAGTCCGCCCCGGAGACCGGCCTGCTGTCGAGCCGCGGTGCGGAGATCCGGCTGACCCACGAGCAGCTCGCCGACCTCGTCGGCACGACCCGGGTCACGACCACGAAGCTGCTGGGCGATCTCCGGGACGCCGGTGTGGTGCGGCTGCGCCGTGGCGCGGTGGTCGTCCTCGACCGCCACCGGTTGCGGATGGCTGCCGACCAGGGCGGATGGTGA
- a CDS encoding DUF3099 domain-containing protein translates to MASSQSSSRTEPVLITEAEPSQVDQHAARKKRYAITMAIRGVSLVLAAMTYTYSIWLMAVFAVLGTVLPWVAVVMANDRPPRKKIDMNRYRPPAPDRILESGSSKARVIDM, encoded by the coding sequence GTGGCCTCCAGCCAGTCCAGCAGCCGCACCGAGCCGGTCCTCATCACCGAGGCCGAGCCCAGCCAGGTCGACCAGCACGCCGCACGCAAGAAGCGCTACGCGATCACCATGGCGATCCGTGGTGTCAGCCTCGTCCTGGCCGCGATGACCTACACCTACTCCATCTGGTTGATGGCGGTCTTCGCCGTCCTCGGCACCGTGCTCCCGTGGGTCGCCGTCGTCATGGCCAACGACCGGCCGCCGCGGAAGAAGATCGACATGAACCGGTACCGCCCGCCGGCACCGGACCGGATCCTGGAGTCCGGCAGCAGCAAGGCCCGCGTCATCGACATGTGA
- a CDS encoding DUF7455 domain-containing protein has translation MSQMTQTLTTTPPTEDLVVPFHCDRCGALAKVRVVLPNGSDLAFCGHHAREYEDKLRDIAADIIETDGEARLSH, from the coding sequence ATGAGCCAGATGACCCAGACGCTGACGACGACCCCGCCCACCGAAGACCTCGTCGTTCCCTTCCACTGCGACCGTTGCGGTGCTCTGGCCAAGGTGCGCGTGGTCCTCCCGAACGGGAGCGACCTCGCCTTCTGCGGACACCACGCACGTGAGTACGAGGACAAGCTGCGCGACATCGCGGCGGACATCATCGAGACCGACGGCGAGGCGCGCCTCTCCCACTGA
- a CDS encoding pseudouridine-5'-phosphate glycosidase: MTPSPHSPSPSTAVLSPEVADALAGGRPVVALESTLLAHGLPRPENRTAADQVEDAVRAGGAVPATVAVLDGVPHVGLTAAEVDRVCADPDLAKLGVRDLPIAAALGRSGATTVSSTALLAARAGIGVFATGGLGGVHRHAGDTFDESADLTALSRTSLVVVCAGVKSILDVPATLERLESLSVTVVGYRTHRFPGFYVADSGSPVDWSVASAAEAARVFAARRELAPGAVVVANPLPADQQLDPGLHDRVIADALAAADAAGARGKDVTPFVLGHLHEASGGATLAVNVRLVLRNAELAGRIAAELAALPC, encoded by the coding sequence GTGACGCCGAGCCCCCACTCCCCCAGCCCGTCCACGGCCGTCCTCTCCCCCGAGGTCGCCGACGCGCTCGCCGGGGGGCGGCCGGTGGTCGCACTGGAGAGCACCTTGCTGGCGCACGGCCTCCCGCGGCCGGAGAACCGCACCGCAGCCGACCAGGTCGAGGACGCCGTCCGCGCCGGGGGCGCGGTGCCGGCCACCGTCGCCGTGCTGGACGGCGTGCCGCACGTGGGCCTGACCGCGGCGGAGGTCGACCGGGTGTGCGCCGACCCGGACCTCGCCAAGCTCGGGGTCCGCGACCTGCCGATCGCCGCGGCGCTGGGGCGCAGCGGGGCCACCACGGTCTCCAGCACGGCCCTGCTCGCCGCCCGGGCCGGGATCGGCGTCTTCGCCACCGGCGGCCTGGGCGGGGTGCACCGGCACGCCGGCGACACCTTCGACGAGTCCGCCGACCTGACCGCGCTGTCGCGCACCTCGCTGGTCGTGGTCTGCGCCGGCGTGAAGTCGATCCTCGACGTCCCGGCGACCCTGGAACGGCTGGAGTCCCTGTCGGTCACCGTCGTCGGCTACCGCACGCACCGGTTCCCCGGCTTCTACGTCGCCGACTCGGGCTCCCCCGTCGACTGGTCGGTGGCGTCCGCGGCCGAGGCGGCCCGGGTGTTCGCCGCGCGGCGCGAGCTCGCGCCCGGGGCGGTCGTCGTGGCCAACCCGCTCCCGGCGGACCAGCAGCTGGACCCCGGGCTGCACGACCGGGTCATCGCCGACGCCCTCGCCGCGGCCGACGCCGCCGGGGCACGCGGCAAGGACGTCACCCCGTTCGTCCTCGGGCACCTGCACGAGGCCAGCGGCGGCGCGACCCTCGCGGTCAACGTGCGGCTGGTGCTGCGCAACGCCGAGCTGGCCGGGCGGATCGCGGCCGAGCTCGCCGCGCTCCCCTGCTGA
- a CDS encoding SpoIIE family protein phosphatase, protein MRRLPVPWRLVLAVAAGYAAGSLVSFALFASPAPGPVLFLPAGVTFAALVLSEPRRWPWVLATAALVEVVIDRSQGIGPVAAWGFALANTAEPLVGAGLLRRFAPHPDLSRRRDLGAFLLCGVVAGPLVGATIGSLTIRLAQGPAVSDVLLPFWAGDGLGVLTVGGAVLTWRLDRGRPGAPGPAGRAALLLLTAGVTATAFWPVGIATAYLTLPLLVWLAVRYGVAVVTEAGVVVAVVANVLTVAGRGPWAPLADTPRLEAAVLQLFLAVAVLTAWLLAVEITERERARSVSLRETEARRRVEALQDVTAGLATAPTSDAIAEVLARSGICLLAESGAVGVLTQDGARLRVRATSGQVYDMPIDDPSALAGAARRHAPVHAWSPSALAVPARTAGQTFGALEFRFADAQPVDEDMTAVARTLAELMASALYRARLYEDERDAAHQLQQAFLPVVPDDLPGARFSGCYRPADEDHDIGGDWYDAFPLRGERVGFAVGDVVGHDLRAAAAMGRLHTALRVLAFELDEGPAAVLEALDRASLDIPGAAMATIGYGEFDPATGRLCYACAGHPPPLLVTGHHADYLAGGRSRPVATESRPRPEASVDIPAGSMLVWYSDGLLERRDEDLDAGLERLLSVTSRLDGDDPQAWRDTVMQEMTAGHRLLDDVVLICLRLQPSPP, encoded by the coding sequence ATGAGACGCCTGCCGGTGCCCTGGCGGCTGGTCCTGGCCGTCGCGGCCGGCTACGCCGCCGGGTCGCTCGTCTCCTTCGCGCTCTTCGCGTCGCCTGCGCCGGGACCGGTGCTGTTCCTGCCGGCCGGGGTCACCTTCGCCGCGCTGGTCCTCAGCGAACCGCGGCGATGGCCGTGGGTGCTGGCCACGGCGGCGCTCGTGGAGGTGGTCATCGACCGGAGCCAGGGCATCGGTCCCGTGGCGGCGTGGGGGTTCGCCCTGGCCAACACAGCCGAGCCGCTCGTGGGAGCCGGCCTGCTGCGCCGGTTCGCCCCGCACCCCGACCTGAGCCGCCGCCGGGATCTCGGCGCCTTCCTGCTCTGCGGCGTGGTGGCCGGACCACTGGTGGGTGCCACGATCGGGTCGCTGACCATCCGGCTCGCACAGGGCCCCGCCGTGTCGGACGTCCTCCTCCCGTTCTGGGCGGGGGACGGGCTCGGTGTGCTGACCGTGGGCGGCGCCGTGCTGACCTGGCGGCTCGATCGGGGTCGGCCCGGCGCGCCTGGCCCCGCCGGGCGGGCAGCGCTCCTGCTGCTGACCGCCGGGGTGACGGCCACCGCCTTCTGGCCGGTCGGCATCGCGACGGCCTACCTGACGCTGCCCTTGCTGGTCTGGCTCGCCGTCCGGTACGGCGTCGCCGTCGTCACCGAGGCAGGGGTGGTCGTCGCGGTCGTCGCCAACGTGCTGACCGTTGCCGGGCGCGGTCCGTGGGCCCCGCTCGCCGACACGCCCCGGTTGGAGGCCGCCGTCCTGCAGCTGTTCCTCGCCGTGGCCGTGCTCACCGCCTGGCTGCTGGCCGTGGAGATCACCGAGCGGGAACGGGCCCGCTCGGTCTCCCTGCGGGAGACCGAGGCGCGGCGCCGGGTGGAGGCACTGCAGGACGTGACCGCCGGGCTGGCGACCGCCCCGACCAGCGACGCCATCGCCGAGGTGCTGGCCCGTTCGGGGATCTGCCTGCTCGCCGAGTCGGGCGCCGTCGGGGTGCTCACGCAGGACGGCGCGCGGCTGCGGGTCCGGGCGACGTCCGGGCAGGTGTACGACATGCCGATCGACGACCCGTCGGCCCTGGCCGGCGCGGCCCGGCGCCATGCCCCCGTCCACGCCTGGTCACCCAGCGCCCTGGCGGTGCCGGCCCGCACCGCCGGTCAGACCTTCGGTGCACTGGAGTTCCGCTTCGCCGACGCCCAGCCGGTCGACGAGGACATGACCGCAGTGGCCCGCACACTCGCCGAGCTCATGGCCTCCGCGCTGTACCGGGCCCGGCTGTACGAGGACGAGCGGGACGCGGCCCACCAGTTGCAGCAGGCCTTCCTGCCGGTCGTGCCCGACGACCTCCCCGGAGCCCGGTTCTCCGGGTGCTACCGGCCGGCCGACGAGGACCACGACATCGGCGGTGACTGGTACGACGCCTTCCCCCTGCGGGGCGAGCGGGTCGGCTTCGCCGTCGGGGACGTCGTCGGCCACGACCTGCGGGCCGCCGCCGCGATGGGCCGGCTGCACACCGCGCTCCGTGTCCTGGCCTTCGAGCTGGACGAGGGACCGGCCGCGGTGCTCGAGGCGCTCGACCGGGCGTCCCTGGACATCCCCGGCGCGGCGATGGCCACCATCGGCTACGGGGAGTTCGACCCGGCCACCGGCCGGCTGTGCTACGCCTGCGCCGGGCACCCGCCGCCGCTGCTGGTCACCGGTCACCACGCCGACTACCTCGCCGGCGGCCGGTCCCGCCCGGTCGCCACCGAGTCCCGGCCGCGCCCCGAGGCGAGCGTCGACATCCCGGCCGGCTCCATGCTGGTCTGGTACTCGGACGGACTGCTCGAGCGGCGCGACGAGGACCTCGACGCCGGTCTCGAGCGGCTGCTGTCGGTCACGTCC
- a CDS encoding carbohydrate kinase family protein, translated as MPAPRVVVVGDACTDVVVLLAGAPAPGSDRPASITTRGGGAGANVAAHLAALGTPVQLVGCVGADVAGEALRRELAAAGVTLALRTVDTAPTGTIVSLVEPGGERSMLADRGANLALRPADVPAPPAGGHLHLSGYTLLDPGSRAAGLAALAAAHRAGCTVSVDPASTGPLAAHGVDRWSADTAASTLLLPNADEARLLTGCTDVEAAARELAARYPVAVVSLGADGALWAAGDLLVHRPAHPATVVDTTGAGDAFTAGVLAAWTAADGHPDPGIALESGLARAATVVGRPGAR; from the coding sequence GTGCCGGCGCCCCGGGTCGTGGTCGTCGGCGACGCCTGCACCGACGTCGTCGTCCTGCTGGCGGGTGCGCCGGCACCGGGGTCGGACCGGCCGGCGTCGATCACCACCCGGGGCGGTGGCGCCGGGGCCAACGTGGCCGCGCACCTGGCGGCGCTGGGGACCCCGGTCCAGCTCGTCGGCTGCGTGGGCGCGGACGTCGCCGGTGAGGCGCTGCGCCGGGAGCTGGCGGCCGCGGGCGTGACCCTGGCGCTGCGCACGGTGGACACGGCGCCGACCGGGACGATCGTCAGCCTGGTCGAGCCCGGCGGGGAGCGCAGCATGCTGGCCGACCGCGGCGCCAACCTGGCGCTGCGGCCCGCCGACGTACCGGCGCCGCCGGCCGGCGGGCACCTCCACCTGTCCGGCTACACGCTGCTGGACCCCGGCTCGCGCGCCGCCGGGCTGGCCGCCCTGGCGGCGGCACACCGGGCCGGCTGCACCGTCTCGGTCGACCCGGCCTCGACCGGCCCGCTGGCCGCCCACGGGGTCGACCGGTGGTCAGCCGACACCGCGGCGTCGACGCTGCTGCTGCCGAACGCCGACGAGGCCCGCCTGCTCACCGGGTGCACCGACGTCGAGGCAGCCGCGCGGGAGCTGGCCGCCCGGTACCCGGTCGCCGTGGTCAGTCTCGGCGCCGACGGCGCGCTGTGGGCCGCCGGGGACCTCCTGGTGCACCGGCCGGCGCACCCGGCCACGGTGGTGGACACCACCGGCGCGGGCGACGCCTTCACCGCGGGGGTGCTGGCGGCCTGGACGGCGGCGGACGGACACCCCGACCCGGGGATCGCCCTGGAGTCCGGCCTGGCGCGGGCCGCCACCGTGGTGGGACGGCCCGGCGCCCGCTGA
- a CDS encoding VanW family protein, translating to MPQETRGVSDTVRLQPDGTVGSSRPAPPAPPAPPTAGPAQADPSAAAEPPAPTATTDGADPEQAASVDQPTDTPPTGDAQETQQTGDVQRPADGGQPVDTPQAGDTQVIGPPVEGDRSPAPEQSPATGAPAPVAETVSADSPTASSTQVIGSPVETTAEDTAVVTRVDTPGPAPDRAPGGGAHPSSTDGVSSPTGPSGPGGPPPVDPADGGTGSGGEGDSGPLWRRRSVLVPAAVLLALGVLYGADLALAGGDVPRGTVVGGVDVGGLSTAAAAQRLEGDLAPKVAADHPVVADDVTGVLHPASAGITLDVPATVDAVDDQPLNPWTRLTTLFSDRDVDAVLTADETALGAQLDQLAATVDRAPVDATITLDGTEPSLVEPVDGRSLDREGAAEAITATLAAGGAVDQPIELPVDVTEVQVEAEEAARVLEETVTPALSAPVTVVGPDGAESVEIPVTAIAASLTFTPQDDGTLAVAVDPAALQTQMDEAFGVFGSPAQDARFEVSGDTIAVVPSVDGQGINPTQLADQLLPVLTEPAPRTVTGVLGPVPASLTTEQAQALGITEKVSSFTTQFTNQASGTNIRVVAEEVDGALVRPGETFSLNGYTGPRGTAQGYVPAAVISGGELSQAVGGGISQFATTMFNAVFFAGLEDVYHKPHSFYISRYPAGREATVYEGQIDLEWRNDTDTGIYVQTEWTPSSLTVTFWGTKYYDIESISSERRNIREPAVQEKVDEGNCTPQSGARGFDITVTRVFRDLETDAELRREDFDTRYAAEAIIQCVAPPEPPADPAAVDPATGGTTPTSPPATPPATPTPAPAG from the coding sequence ATGCCGCAGGAAACCCGCGGGGTCTCCGACACCGTGCGCCTGCAACCCGACGGCACCGTCGGCAGCAGCCGCCCGGCGCCGCCCGCACCGCCGGCCCCGCCCACGGCGGGGCCCGCCCAGGCCGACCCGTCGGCCGCAGCCGAGCCACCGGCCCCCACCGCCACCACGGACGGCGCCGACCCCGAGCAGGCCGCGAGCGTCGACCAGCCCACGGACACCCCGCCGACCGGTGACGCCCAGGAGACCCAGCAGACCGGGGACGTCCAGCGACCGGCCGACGGCGGACAGCCGGTGGACACCCCGCAGGCCGGGGACACCCAGGTGATCGGCCCTCCGGTCGAGGGAGACCGGTCGCCCGCACCCGAGCAGTCGCCGGCCACCGGAGCACCCGCCCCCGTCGCCGAGACGGTCTCGGCCGACTCCCCGACGGCGTCGAGCACCCAGGTGATCGGGTCTCCCGTGGAGACCACCGCCGAGGACACCGCCGTGGTGACCCGCGTCGACACCCCGGGCCCGGCACCCGACCGCGCACCCGGCGGCGGGGCCCACCCGAGCTCCACCGACGGCGTCTCCTCCCCCACCGGCCCGAGCGGCCCGGGCGGTCCGCCGCCGGTGGACCCGGCCGACGGCGGCACGGGCAGCGGCGGCGAGGGCGACAGCGGGCCCCTGTGGCGCCGACGCAGCGTGCTGGTGCCTGCGGCGGTCCTGCTCGCCCTCGGCGTCCTCTACGGCGCCGACCTGGCCCTCGCCGGCGGTGACGTCCCCCGCGGGACCGTCGTCGGCGGCGTCGACGTGGGCGGCCTCTCCACCGCCGCCGCCGCCCAGCGGCTGGAGGGCGACCTGGCCCCGAAGGTCGCCGCCGACCACCCCGTGGTGGCCGACGACGTGACGGGCGTGCTGCACCCGGCGAGCGCCGGGATCACCCTCGACGTGCCGGCCACCGTCGACGCTGTCGACGACCAGCCCCTCAACCCGTGGACCCGGCTCACCACGCTGTTCAGCGACCGGGACGTCGACGCCGTGCTGACCGCCGACGAGACGGCGCTCGGCGCGCAGCTGGACCAGCTCGCCGCCACCGTGGACCGTGCGCCCGTCGACGCGACGATCACCCTCGACGGCACCGAACCGTCGCTCGTGGAGCCGGTCGACGGCCGGTCCCTGGACCGGGAGGGCGCGGCCGAGGCGATCACCGCGACGCTGGCCGCCGGCGGCGCGGTCGACCAGCCCATCGAGCTCCCGGTCGACGTGACCGAGGTGCAGGTGGAGGCCGAGGAGGCCGCGCGGGTGCTGGAGGAGACGGTGACCCCGGCCCTCTCGGCCCCGGTCACCGTGGTCGGCCCCGACGGTGCGGAGTCCGTGGAGATCCCGGTCACCGCGATCGCCGCGTCCCTGACGTTCACCCCCCAGGACGACGGCACCCTCGCCGTCGCCGTCGACCCGGCGGCACTGCAGACCCAGATGGACGAGGCCTTCGGGGTCTTCGGCTCCCCCGCCCAGGACGCCCGGTTCGAGGTCTCCGGCGACACGATCGCCGTCGTCCCGTCGGTGGACGGCCAGGGCATCAACCCGACCCAGCTCGCCGACCAGCTGCTCCCGGTGCTCACGGAACCGGCGCCGCGCACGGTCACCGGCGTCCTCGGCCCGGTGCCGGCGTCCCTCACGACCGAGCAGGCGCAGGCGCTGGGGATCACCGAGAAGGTCAGCTCCTTCACCACCCAGTTCACCAACCAGGCCAGTGGCACGAACATCCGCGTGGTGGCGGAGGAGGTCGACGGGGCCCTCGTCCGGCCGGGCGAGACCTTCAGCCTCAACGGGTACACCGGGCCACGCGGCACGGCGCAGGGCTACGTCCCGGCGGCGGTGATCAGCGGCGGTGAGCTGTCGCAGGCCGTGGGCGGCGGGATCAGCCAGTTCGCGACCACCATGTTCAACGCGGTGTTCTTCGCAGGGCTGGAGGACGTCTACCACAAGCCGCACAGCTTCTACATCAGCCGCTATCCGGCGGGACGCGAGGCCACGGTCTACGAGGGTCAGATCGACCTCGAGTGGCGCAACGACACCGACACCGGGATCTACGTGCAGACCGAGTGGACCCCCAGCTCCCTCACGGTCACCTTCTGGGGCACGAAGTACTACGACATCGAGTCGATCAGCAGCGAGCGCCGCAACATCCGGGAGCCCGCCGTCCAGGAGAAGGTGGACGAGGGGAACTGCACGCCCCAGTCGGGGGCGCGCGGCTTCGACATCACCGTGACCCGGGTGTTCCGGGACCTCGAGACCGACGCCGAGCTGCGGCGCGAGGACTTCGACACCCGCTACGCGGCCGAGGCGATCATCCAGTGCGTGGCGCCGCCCGAGCCGCCCGCCGACCCGGCTGCCGTCGACCCGGCGACCGGCGGGACGACGCCGACCAGCCCGCCGGCCACCCCGCCGGCCACCCCGACGCCCGCCCCGGCCGGCTGA
- a CDS encoding DUF3039 domain-containing protein, producing MSSSDILERPDVRESDTGNANEVFHYVKKNKIAESAVMGTMVEALCGEVFPVTKSPKPGSPVCPACKEVYNQLKK from the coding sequence GTGAGCAGCAGCGACATCCTCGAGCGTCCGGACGTCCGCGAGTCCGACACCGGCAACGCCAACGAGGTCTTCCACTACGTCAAGAAGAACAAGATCGCCGAGAGCGCGGTCATGGGGACGATGGTCGAGGCGCTGTGCGGCGAGGTGTTCCCGGTGACCAAGTCGCCCAAGCCCGGCAGCCCGGTGTGCCCGGCCTGCAAGGAGGTCTACAACCAGCTCAAGAAGTGA
- a CDS encoding HhH-GPD-type base excision DNA repair protein yields the protein MSRVPTLRIAQDDAADELLSRDPLALLIGMLLDQQFPMERAFAGPRLLADRLGVETLSAVQLAECDPEVLQRHFAGPPAVHRYPGSMAGRTQELARALVERYDGRADAVWADVPDGATLLRRLRELPGFGAQKAAIFLALLGKQCGVTPPGWREAAGDYGQEGSRRSVADITDPASLAEVRSTKQAAKQAAKEARAARAGTD from the coding sequence ATGTCCCGTGTGCCGACCCTCCGCATCGCCCAGGACGACGCTGCCGACGAGCTGCTCAGCCGCGATCCGCTCGCCCTGCTGATCGGCATGCTGCTGGACCAGCAGTTCCCGATGGAGCGCGCCTTCGCCGGGCCACGGCTGCTGGCCGACCGGCTGGGCGTGGAGACGCTGTCGGCGGTGCAGCTGGCCGAGTGCGACCCCGAGGTGCTGCAGCGGCACTTCGCCGGCCCGCCGGCGGTGCACCGCTACCCCGGGTCGATGGCCGGCCGCACCCAGGAGCTCGCCCGCGCGCTGGTCGAGCGCTACGACGGCCGGGCCGACGCCGTCTGGGCCGACGTCCCCGACGGCGCCACCCTGCTCCGCCGGCTCCGGGAGCTGCCCGGGTTCGGCGCCCAGAAGGCGGCGATCTTCCTGGCCCTGCTCGGCAAGCAGTGCGGCGTGACCCCGCCCGGCTGGCGCGAGGCGGCCGGCGACTACGGCCAGGAGGGGTCCCGCCGGTCGGTCGCCGACATCACCGACCCGGCGTCCCTGGCCGAGGTGCGCAGCACCAAGCAGGCCGCCAAGCAGGCCGCCAAGGAGGCCCGCGCCGCGCGGGCCGGCACCGACTGA